A genome region from Baekduia alba includes the following:
- a CDS encoding ATP-binding protein, with translation MPRHDRHQEPVTPDFELTLPARAENVAVVRHAFGGIGDALDVPDHALADVKLAVTEACTNVVVHAYPDGDGPMSVRAGVTDGALTVVVSDEGRGILPRPDSPGLGLGLPLIATLASSLELGTNDRDETEVRMVFELETVPEAAA, from the coding sequence ATGCCCCGGCACGACCGCCACCAGGAGCCTGTGACGCCCGACTTCGAGCTGACCCTGCCGGCACGCGCCGAGAACGTGGCCGTCGTCCGGCATGCCTTCGGCGGGATCGGCGACGCCCTCGACGTGCCCGACCACGCGCTGGCCGACGTCAAGCTGGCGGTCACCGAGGCCTGCACCAACGTGGTCGTGCATGCCTACCCCGATGGCGACGGTCCCATGAGCGTGCGCGCGGGCGTGACCGACGGCGCGCTGACCGTGGTCGTGTCCGACGAGGGCCGCGGGATCCTCCCGCGGCCGGACTCGCCGGGCCTGGGCCTGGGCCTGCCGCTCATCGCGACGCTCGCGTCCTCGCTGGAGCTGGGCACCAACGACCGCGACGAGACCGAGGTCCGCATGGTCTTCGAGCTCGAGACCGTGCCGGAGGCGGCCGCATGA
- a CDS encoding STAS domain-containing protein — protein MPPEFALTQDAVDTATQVVAVRGEIDLFTAPELKTALGEAIEGGKSRLVVDLGETTFLDSTALGVLIGTVKRLRARDGRLTIVNVDQNIAKTFEITGLDQIFTIRASRDEALAALDEEEASA, from the coding sequence ATGCCACCGGAATTCGCCTTGACCCAGGACGCCGTCGACACCGCGACCCAGGTGGTCGCGGTCCGCGGCGAGATCGACCTGTTCACCGCTCCCGAGCTGAAGACCGCGCTCGGAGAGGCGATCGAGGGCGGCAAGTCGCGGCTCGTGGTGGACCTCGGCGAGACGACGTTCCTGGACTCGACCGCGCTCGGCGTCCTGATCGGCACGGTCAAGCGCCTGCGTGCGCGCGACGGGCGCCTGACGATCGTCAACGTCGACCAGAACATCGCCAAGACGTTCGAGATCACGGGCCTGGACCAGATCTTCACCATCCGCGCCAGCCGCGACGAGGCGCTGGCCGCCCTGGACGAGGAAGAGGCGTCGGCGTAA